Proteins from a genomic interval of Antedon mediterranea chromosome 5, ecAntMedi1.1, whole genome shotgun sequence:
- the LOC140049024 gene encoding histamine N-methyltransferase B-like, whose protein sequence is MATTIRSISEDSEYYAKSFKIIKPQLTRIQADLDKIFEKTIPKKVIVRERGLKVLGIGSGSGELELKHTLQLLRTFPQISLTSIEPVPDHLDEYKQLVAKEADTLKSVTYDWRQQTLDQYRHEVGASKKYDVIVSINSVYYFDDVEDSMIYLRDILEDDGILIIVLVSENGMTYRLWDRFPHLYDASHFHRICSLHLLDVLQKCNIKYDSERIRSDVDLTECFIEGSEDGQYLLDFVSHVIDLRGSTSPECYSEFVSFLKESTRKDSTEENGVRWVFVTEQEVLYIHK, encoded by the exons ATGGCGACAACCATTCGTTCCATTTCAGAGGATTCGGAATATTATGCAAAAAGTTTTAAGATTATAAAACCACAGTTGACAAGGATTCAAGCAGATCtagataaaatatttgaaaaaacaaTTCCGAAAAAAGTAATCGTCCGAGAGAGAGGTCTTAAAGTTCTCGGAATCGGAAGTGGATCCG GTGAACTCGAGTTAAAACATACACTACAGCTTTTACGCACCTTTCCACAAATATCACTGACGTCGATAGAGCCTGTACCAGATCACCTAGACGAATACAAACAGTTAGTAGCCAAAGAAGCCGACACGTTGAAGAGCGTCACCTATGACTGGAGACAACAAACTTTGGACCAATACCGACACGAGGTTGGCGCCTCTAAgaaatatgacgtcatcgtatccATCAATAGCGTGTATTACTTCGATGACGTAGAAGATTCGATGATATACCTACGTGATATTTTAGAAGATGATGGAATTCTTATAATTGTTCTCGTATCAG aaaatgGTATGACATACAGGCTATGGGATCGTTTTCCTCATTTGTATGACGCGTCTCACTTCCATCGTATTTGCTCACTTCATCTACTCGACGTATTACAAAAGTGTAACATTAAATACGACAGTGAGCGCATACGCAGTGACGTTGACCTCACGGAATGTTTTATAGAGGGCTCAGAAGATGGGCAATATTTACTCGATTTTGTGAGTCACGTGATTGACCTGCGTGGTAGTACATCGCCGGAATGTTATTCAGAATTTGTGTCTTTCTTGAAAGAGTCTACCCGAAAAGATTCTACGGAAGAAAATGGTGTACGATGGGTGTTCGTTACCGAGCAAGAAGTACTATATATACACAAGTAA